One Rhodoferax ferrireducens T118 DNA segment encodes these proteins:
- a CDS encoding LysR family transcriptional regulator, translating to MFRKTFLPPIADLLAFEAAARHTSISRAAEELHLTQSAVSRQIRQLETQLGMALFHRVRQRVVLTDAGRVYAADVRAVLQQLSGATQKTMTWSDGAGLLNLAVLPTLGTRWLIPRLGDFAAHYPSVTVNMAARSEPFDFSLVPLDAAIHFGAPHWAGAVCEYLMHEQVVPMCSPGYRAQHGITQVQDLSTVVLLQQTTRPTQWADWLGQVGADGVYALRGPRFEQFAMIAQAAVAGLGAALLPRFLVETEIASGALVELFPQALTSTDAYYLVYPESRAQAPLVRVFRDWILEQCARNLSRQDRQSSNQTPA from the coding sequence ATGTTTCGTAAAACCTTTTTACCACCCATTGCCGACCTGCTGGCTTTCGAGGCCGCCGCGCGCCACACCAGCATTTCTCGTGCGGCGGAGGAGCTGCACCTGACGCAAAGCGCCGTGTCGCGCCAGATTCGGCAACTGGAGACGCAACTCGGCATGGCCCTGTTTCACCGTGTCCGCCAGCGCGTGGTGTTGACCGACGCAGGTCGGGTCTACGCGGCAGACGTGCGAGCGGTCTTGCAGCAGCTCTCCGGCGCAACACAAAAAACCATGACTTGGTCCGACGGTGCAGGACTGCTGAATCTGGCAGTGCTGCCCACCTTGGGAACACGCTGGCTGATTCCACGCTTGGGTGATTTTGCGGCACATTACCCGAGCGTGACCGTGAACATGGCCGCGCGCAGCGAACCCTTCGACTTCTCACTGGTGCCACTGGACGCGGCCATCCACTTCGGCGCGCCGCACTGGGCAGGTGCAGTGTGTGAATATCTGATGCACGAGCAGGTGGTGCCAATGTGCAGCCCCGGCTATCGGGCCCAGCACGGCATCACACAGGTGCAGGACTTGTCCACAGTTGTGTTGCTACAGCAAACAACGCGCCCCACCCAGTGGGCCGACTGGCTAGGGCAGGTCGGGGCCGACGGCGTTTATGCCTTGCGTGGTCCTCGCTTCGAACAGTTTGCAATGATTGCGCAGGCCGCGGTGGCGGGTCTGGGCGCGGCGCTGCTGCCACGCTTTTTGGTGGAAACCGAGATCGCCTCGGGTGCGCTGGTCGAGCTATTCCCCCAGGCATTGACCAGTACAGATGCCTACTACTTGGTCTACCCCGAGTCGCGCGCTCAGGCTCCACTGGTGCGCGTATTTCGCGACTGGATTCTGGAACAATGCGCTCGAAATCTCTCACGCCAAGACAGGCAAAGTAGCAACCAAACGCCGGCATAG
- a CDS encoding L-piperidine-6-carboxylate dehydrogenase has protein sequence MPQTLTSLASEVDQLLQRLGVPRTAYTGGALAVHSPITGDTIAQLPQTTPAEATAVIARAQAAFLAWRNVPAPRRGELVRLLGEELRAAKADLGLLVTLEVGKVASEGAGEVQEMIDICDFAVGLSRQLYGLTIATERAEHRMMETWHPLGVCGVISAFNFPVAVWCWNAALALVAGDSVVWKPSEKTPLTALATMAIAQRALARFGDAPEGLLELLIGQRDIGEVLVDDERVKVLSATGSTAMGKAVAPRLAARFARAILELGGNNAAIVTPTADLDLSLRGIAFAAMGTAGQRCTTLRRLFVHDSVYDTLVPQLAKVYGEVRVGDPRAPGTLVGPLIDRAAFDGMQKALEESRALGATVHGGARVEDLAGGDAFYVRPALVELNHHAGPVLRETFAPILYVVRYESLDQAIDWHNAVGAGLSSSIFTLNMREAERFMSSAGSDCGIANVNIGPSGAEIGGAFGGEKETGGGRESGSDSWKAYMRRATNTINYSTALPLAQGVTFNIGG, from the coding sequence ATGCCCCAAACCCTCACCTCTCTCGCGTCCGAAGTTGACCAATTGCTGCAACGTCTGGGCGTGCCACGTACGGCTTACACCGGCGGCGCGCTGGCCGTGCACTCGCCCATCACCGGCGACACGATTGCCCAGCTGCCTCAAACCACGCCTGCCGAGGCAACAGCCGTCATCGCCCGTGCCCAAGCTGCCTTCCTGGCTTGGCGCAACGTCCCCGCACCGCGCCGCGGCGAGCTGGTGCGCCTGCTGGGCGAAGAACTGCGTGCTGCCAAGGCCGATCTGGGCCTGCTGGTAACGCTGGAAGTCGGCAAAGTGGCCAGCGAGGGCGCGGGCGAAGTGCAGGAGATGATCGACATTTGCGACTTCGCCGTTGGCCTGTCGCGCCAGCTCTACGGCCTGACAATTGCCACCGAGCGCGCCGAGCACCGCATGATGGAAACCTGGCACCCGCTGGGCGTGTGCGGGGTGATTTCGGCCTTCAACTTCCCGGTGGCGGTGTGGTGCTGGAACGCCGCGCTGGCGCTGGTGGCGGGCGATTCCGTGGTGTGGAAGCCTTCTGAGAAAACCCCGCTCACCGCCCTGGCCACCATGGCGATTGCCCAGCGCGCGTTGGCACGCTTTGGTGATGCGCCCGAGGGCCTGCTGGAGCTGCTGATCGGCCAACGCGATATCGGCGAAGTACTGGTAGACGACGAACGCGTCAAGGTGCTGTCGGCCACCGGATCCACCGCCATGGGCAAGGCCGTGGCGCCGCGCTTGGCAGCCCGCTTCGCGCGTGCGATTCTGGAGCTGGGCGGCAACAATGCCGCCATCGTTACACCCACTGCCGACTTGGACCTGAGCTTGCGTGGCATTGCCTTTGCCGCCATGGGCACAGCGGGCCAGCGCTGCACGACGCTGCGCCGCCTGTTTGTGCACGACAGCGTGTACGACACCCTGGTGCCCCAACTGGCCAAGGTCTACGGCGAGGTGCGGGTGGGTGACCCGCGTGCGCCTGGCACCCTGGTGGGCCCGCTGATTGACCGCGCCGCCTTTGACGGCATGCAAAAAGCCCTGGAAGAAAGTCGCGCCCTGGGCGCTACGGTGCACGGCGGCGCGCGGGTGGAAGATCTTGCCGGTGGCGATGCGTTTTACGTGCGTCCGGCCCTGGTGGAGCTGAACCACCACGCCGGCCCGGTGCTGCGCGAGACCTTTGCGCCCATCTTGTACGTGGTGCGCTACGAGTCGCTGGACCAGGCGATTGACTGGCACAACGCGGTGGGCGCCGGCCTGTCGTCGTCCATCTTCACGCTGAACATGCGCGAGGCCGAGCGCTTTATGTCGAGCGCGGGCTCGGACTGCGGTATTGCCAACGTCAACATCGGTCCGAGTGGCGCCGAAATTGGCGGTGCATTTGGCGGCGAAAAAGAAACCGGCGGCGGCCGCGAATCGGGCTCTGACAGCTGGAAGGCCTACATGCGCCGCGCGACCAATACGATCAACTATTCGACCGCGCTGCCTTTGGCACAAGGTGTGACCTTCAACATTGGAGGTTGA
- a CDS encoding pyridoxal phosphate-dependent aminotransferase, with protein MTSFQSAQRVRAISVSEILRITDHANALKRAGRPVIVLGAGEPDFNTPDNICQAAIRALERGETRYTVLDGSSVMKAAVQHKFQRDNGLTFALNEISVSAGAKQVIFNALMASINPGDEVILPTPFWTSYADMVQICGGVPVLLPCSEAQGFRLEPAQLEAAITPRTRWVFLNSPSNPSGAAYSAAQLKLITEVLLRHPAVWVLADDIYEHILYDGLAFATPAAVEPGLRDRTLTVNGVSKAYAMTGWRVGYGAGPKDLIAAMAVVQSQSTSCPSSISQAAAVEALTGPQSIVAERCSSFQARRDFVVAALNRTPGLNCRTPEGAFYTFASCSGVLGRHTPGGVQLHTDTDFCHYLLQDFDVAVVPGTVFGLAPYFRISYATAMTQLEEACARIHAACAALR; from the coding sequence GTGACTTCATTTCAATCCGCACAAAGAGTGCGTGCCATCAGCGTGTCTGAAATCCTGCGCATCACCGACCATGCCAACGCGCTCAAGCGCGCAGGGCGCCCGGTCATCGTGCTGGGTGCGGGCGAGCCCGACTTCAACACACCCGACAACATCTGCCAGGCCGCCATCCGCGCCTTGGAGCGCGGTGAGACGCGCTACACCGTACTGGACGGCAGCTCGGTCATGAAGGCGGCGGTGCAGCACAAATTCCAGCGCGACAACGGGCTGACCTTTGCGTTAAACGAGATCAGCGTTAGCGCCGGGGCCAAGCAGGTGATCTTCAACGCACTGATGGCCAGTATCAATCCGGGTGACGAGGTGATCTTGCCCACGCCGTTCTGGACCTCGTATGCCGACATGGTGCAGATCTGCGGCGGCGTGCCGGTGCTGCTGCCCTGCAGCGAGGCGCAAGGTTTCCGGCTGGAGCCGGCGCAACTGGAGGCGGCCATCACGCCACGCACGCGCTGGGTGTTTTTGAACTCACCCTCCAATCCCAGCGGCGCGGCCTACAGCGCAGCACAGCTCAAACTCATCACCGAGGTGCTTCTGCGCCACCCCGCAGTATGGGTTCTGGCCGACGATATCTACGAACACATCCTGTACGACGGCCTGGCTTTTGCCACACCGGCTGCCGTGGAACCTGGTTTGCGCGACCGCACGCTGACGGTGAACGGTGTCTCCAAGGCCTATGCCATGACAGGCTGGCGCGTGGGCTATGGCGCGGGTCCCAAGGACCTGATTGCGGCCATGGCCGTAGTACAAAGCCAGTCCACATCCTGTCCCTCGTCCATCAGCCAGGCCGCCGCGGTTGAGGCGCTGACCGGGCCGCAAAGCATCGTAGCCGAGCGCTGCAGCTCGTTCCAGGCGCGGCGGGATTTTGTGGTGGCCGCGTTGAACCGCACGCCCGGCCTGAACTGCCGCACGCCGGAGGGGGCGTTCTACACCTTTGCGAGTTGCTCCGGGGTGTTGGGACGCCACACACCCGGCGGCGTGCAGCTGCACACCGACACCGACTTCTGCCACTACCTGCTGCAAGACTTTGATGTGGCTGTGGTACCCGGCACGGTATTTGGCCTGGCGCCGTATTTCCGTATCTCGTACGCCACCGCCATGACGCAGCTGGAAGAGGCTTGTGCCCGCATCCACGCCGCTTGTGCCGCACTGCGCTGA
- a CDS encoding thiamine pyrophosphate-binding protein, whose product MTSSRTGGQILVDQLLVHGVQQLFCVPGESFLAVLDALYDASITVSVCRQEGGAAMMAEAQGKLTGRPGICFVTRGPGATNAAAGVHIAHQDSTPLLLFVGQVAREALGREAFQELDYSAVFGSMAKWVVQIDDARRLPELVSRAFHVATSGRPGPVVIALPEDMLREAASVADALPYTVTEIHPGAAQLTELQERLANAQRPVVILGGSRWSDAAVQQFTRFAEAFSLPVFCSFRRQMLFSANHACYAGDLGLGANQRLLARIRQSDLILLLGGRMSEVPSQGYELLGIPAPQQDLVHVHADANELGKLYRAAQSIQATPRAFAQAVCTLRPKAPVAWAAATIDAHEDYLRWSDPAPIRIPGPLQMGEVMQHLRATLPADTIFCNGAGNFATWVHRFWPFTSYASQLAPTSGSMGYGLPAGVGAKRLWPQREVVVFAGDGDFMMHGQEFATAVQYDLAIIVVLLDNAMFGTIRMHQERNYPGRVSATQLKNPDFCGYAKVFGGHGERVTTTEEFAPALARARASGKPAILHCLLDAQAITPTSTLDGIRGAALAAAR is encoded by the coding sequence ATGACATCCTCTCGCACCGGTGGCCAGATTCTGGTTGACCAACTCCTCGTGCACGGCGTTCAGCAGTTGTTCTGCGTACCCGGCGAAAGTTTTCTGGCCGTGCTCGATGCCCTGTACGACGCGTCGATCACCGTGTCCGTGTGCCGCCAGGAAGGTGGCGCAGCCATGATGGCCGAGGCCCAAGGTAAGTTGACCGGGCGGCCTGGCATCTGCTTTGTCACCCGTGGCCCCGGAGCCACCAATGCGGCAGCAGGCGTGCACATTGCGCATCAGGACTCAACGCCGCTGCTGCTGTTTGTCGGCCAGGTGGCGCGCGAGGCGCTGGGGCGCGAAGCCTTTCAGGAGCTGGATTACAGCGCAGTGTTTGGCAGCATGGCCAAGTGGGTGGTGCAGATTGATGACGCCAGGCGCCTGCCCGAGCTGGTGTCGCGCGCCTTTCACGTCGCCACCTCTGGCCGCCCTGGCCCGGTGGTGATTGCCCTGCCGGAAGACATGCTGAGAGAAGCGGCGAGCGTGGCCGATGCCCTGCCCTATACAGTGACTGAAATCCACCCCGGGGCGGCGCAACTGACGGAACTGCAAGAGCGCTTGGCCAACGCGCAGCGTCCGGTGGTGATTCTGGGTGGTAGCCGCTGGTCAGATGCCGCGGTGCAGCAGTTCACCCGCTTTGCCGAAGCCTTTTCACTGCCGGTTTTTTGCTCGTTCCGTCGCCAGATGTTGTTCAGCGCGAATCACGCTTGCTACGCTGGCGACTTGGGGTTGGGGGCCAACCAGCGCCTGCTGGCACGCATCCGCCAGTCGGATCTGATCCTGCTGCTGGGTGGGCGAATGTCCGAAGTGCCGTCTCAAGGCTACGAACTGCTGGGCATTCCTGCACCGCAGCAAGATCTGGTCCATGTGCATGCCGATGCCAATGAACTGGGCAAGCTGTACCGTGCTGCCCAGTCCATCCAGGCTACACCGCGGGCTTTTGCTCAAGCCGTGTGCACGCTGCGCCCCAAAGCCCCGGTGGCATGGGCTGCAGCCACCATTGATGCCCACGAAGATTACCTGCGCTGGAGCGACCCGGCCCCCATCCGCATCCCCGGCCCGCTGCAAATGGGCGAGGTGATGCAACACCTGCGTGCCACCCTGCCGGCCGACACCATCTTCTGCAACGGTGCCGGCAACTTTGCCACCTGGGTGCACCGCTTTTGGCCATTCACCAGTTATGCCAGCCAACTGGCACCCACCAGCGGCTCCATGGGCTACGGCCTGCCTGCCGGTGTCGGTGCCAAGCGCCTTTGGCCGCAGCGCGAGGTGGTGGTGTTTGCCGGTGACGGCGACTTCATGATGCATGGCCAGGAATTCGCCACTGCGGTGCAATATGACCTGGCCATCATCGTGGTGCTGCTGGACAACGCCATGTTTGGCACCATCCGCATGCACCAGGAGCGCAATTACCCCGGCCGCGTCAGCGCCACACAGCTGAAAAACCCCGACTTCTGCGGCTACGCAAAGGTGTTTGGCGGCCATGGTGAACGCGTCACCACGACCGAAGAGTTCGCGCCCGCTTTGGCACGTGCCCGGGCCAGCGGCAAACCGGCCATCCTGCACTGCCTGCTGGACGCGCAAGCCATCACCCCGACCAGCACGCTCGATGGCATTCGTGGTGCTGCGTTGGCCGCAGCCCGATAG
- a CDS encoding ABC transporter substrate-binding protein, translated as MSQAFRSLPSTRGLLAAAAAIALTASSAASADTKTIYIGMNGGTMEKAYTQYVFPAFEKANNVRVVVVPGTSSDILAKAQANKDKPQMHVMFLDDGIMVRAIGMGLCQKQRPSPVLSEIYPAARFKDDMATGVSLGMTGLAYNTKMFKEKGWAAPTSWMDLADPKFKGKVVFQSVSSSSFGLHGFLMFNRIQGGTDKNVEPGFKAWPTMIGPNVLEYIPSSAKLSEMVQTGEAAIFPLTPTSVAALKVKGIPVEYAQPKEGSVVLMVGQCVIANNSEPELAQKLTEFLLSPLAQANVLQFGAQIPTNPKAPAVGDGVKQVADITKWMKTAVTLDWDSVNANRPTWNARWNKTIER; from the coding sequence ATGTCACAAGCTTTCCGCTCCCTTCCATCCACCCGAGGTCTGTTGGCCGCGGCTGCGGCAATCGCCCTGACCGCCAGCAGTGCCGCCAGTGCCGACACCAAAACCATTTACATCGGCATGAACGGTGGCACCATGGAGAAGGCCTACACCCAGTACGTGTTTCCGGCTTTCGAAAAAGCCAACAATGTCAGGGTGGTCGTGGTGCCCGGCACCTCGTCCGACATCTTGGCCAAAGCCCAGGCCAACAAGGACAAGCCGCAGATGCATGTGATGTTTCTCGACGACGGCATCATGGTGCGTGCCATTGGCATGGGTCTGTGCCAGAAGCAGCGTCCCAGCCCCGTGCTGAGTGAAATCTATCCGGCGGCCCGTTTCAAGGACGATATGGCCACTGGCGTCAGCCTGGGCATGACCGGCCTGGCCTACAACACCAAGATGTTCAAGGAAAAAGGCTGGGCGGCGCCCACCTCCTGGATGGACCTCGCCGACCCGAAGTTCAAGGGCAAGGTGGTGTTCCAGTCGGTGTCATCCTCGTCTTTTGGTTTGCACGGCTTCCTGATGTTCAACCGCATCCAGGGTGGCACTGACAAAAACGTGGAGCCCGGCTTCAAAGCCTGGCCGACCATGATCGGCCCCAACGTGCTGGAGTACATCCCCAGCTCCGCCAAGCTCTCTGAAATGGTGCAAACCGGCGAGGCAGCCATTTTCCCGTTAACCCCGACCTCGGTTGCCGCCTTGAAGGTCAAGGGTATTCCGGTGGAATACGCCCAGCCCAAGGAAGGCTCGGTGGTACTGATGGTGGGTCAGTGCGTGATTGCCAACAACAGCGAACCCGAGTTGGCCCAGAAGCTGACCGAATTCTTGTTGAGTCCGCTGGCACAAGCCAATGTGCTGCAGTTTGGGGCCCAGATTCCGACCAACCCGAAGGCACCCGCGGTGGGTGATGGCGTGAAACAGGTCGCCGACATCACCAAGTGGATGAAAACCGCCGTCACCCTGGACTGGGACAGTGTCAACGCCAACCGACCGACTTGGAACGCCCGCTGGAACAAGACGATTGAGCGTTAA
- a CDS encoding NAD(P)/FAD-dependent oxidoreductase: MTVKPIQTDVAIMGGGIVGSSAALALRRMGMQVVLLERDLCGSRSSGVNYGGVRRQGRPLSQLPLAQRAHRIWAELPRLIGTDGEYQRSGHFKIARSDADLAALEQYRTQSQDFDLGLEILSGSRLHTHCPWLGGKAVGGSLCAEDGQANPRLVSPAFALAAQRAGAQIFERSPVDEVTHDGQLFTLRSGAALQVQAPMLINCAGAWAGDLAAQFGEAVPLCARHPAMAVTEPLPFFMVWSLGVEGGGIYCRQVARGNLVLGGGSGVALDADRARSGRDAIAALSVQAVELLPALRHAHFIRTWSGTEGYLPDRQPVLGLSQTTPGLIHGFGFSGAGFQIGPAVGEVLAELARDGRSSTPIEAFSIERFLPAHAGPA, from the coding sequence ATGACAGTCAAGCCCATCCAGACTGATGTGGCCATCATGGGCGGCGGCATTGTCGGCAGCTCTGCAGCGCTGGCCCTGCGGCGCATGGGCATGCAGGTGGTGCTGCTCGAGCGTGACCTGTGCGGCTCTCGCTCCAGTGGCGTGAATTACGGCGGCGTGCGCCGGCAGGGTCGCCCCTTGAGTCAGTTACCCCTGGCGCAGCGGGCACACCGCATCTGGGCCGAACTGCCACGTTTGATTGGCACCGACGGCGAATACCAGCGTAGCGGCCATTTCAAGATTGCGCGCAGCGACGCTGATCTGGCCGCCCTGGAGCAGTACCGCACGCAGAGCCAGGACTTTGATTTGGGTCTCGAAATACTGTCTGGCTCGCGGCTGCACACGCATTGCCCGTGGCTGGGCGGCAAGGCCGTAGGCGGCTCGTTGTGTGCCGAAGACGGACAGGCCAACCCGCGCCTGGTATCACCTGCCTTTGCATTGGCGGCCCAACGCGCCGGGGCGCAGATCTTTGAGCGCAGTCCGGTCGACGAAGTCACTCACGATGGGCAGCTTTTCACCCTTCGCTCGGGTGCTGCGCTGCAAGTGCAAGCCCCAATGCTGATCAATTGCGCAGGGGCCTGGGCCGGTGACCTGGCCGCACAGTTTGGTGAGGCCGTGCCTCTTTGCGCGAGGCACCCGGCAATGGCGGTGACCGAGCCGTTGCCGTTCTTCATGGTCTGGAGCCTGGGCGTCGAGGGTGGTGGCATTTACTGCCGTCAGGTCGCGCGTGGCAACCTGGTGCTGGGCGGCGGCTCCGGCGTGGCGCTGGACGCTGACCGAGCCCGATCTGGACGTGATGCCATCGCTGCCCTGTCGGTGCAGGCCGTGGAACTTTTGCCAGCCTTGCGCCATGCCCACTTCATCCGAACCTGGAGCGGCACCGAAGGTTATTTACCCGACCGTCAACCGGTACTGGGCCTGAGCCAGACCACGCCCGGCCTGATCCACGGCTTTGGCTTCTCCGGAGCCGGTTTCCAGATTGGCCCTGCTGTCGGGGAAGTACTGGCTGAGTTGGCCCGCGATGGCCGCAGCAGCACGCCCATTGAAGCCTTTTCCATTGAACGTTTTCTCCCCGCCCACGCTGGTCCAGCGTGA
- a CDS encoding NAD(P)/FAD-dependent oxidoreductase, translating to MKKSLLQPVVVGAGPAGVRAAQTLVAYGVRPVVVDEAPRAGGQIYRRPPSNFKRPAQTLYGFEAARALAVHSTFDTLTNQIDYRPDSLVWNAQSGLLDVLHGPTQTTQRLPYQQLIVATGATDRVLPIPGWTLPGVYTLGGAQVALKFQGCAIGRQVVFMGTGPLLYLVAYQYAKAGVNVAAVLDTARLSDQLSAMPALLTQPAVLFKGMYYVAWLRAQGVVLHSGVRPLHVLGQTRVQAVVWHDGEKELTLACDAIGFGYALRSETQLADLLGCQFAFDPLQRSHLPERDGAGRASVAGVYLAGDGAGIMGADAAEWAGELAALALLTDNGVAVDSARARVLEQKLRQLRRFRTGLERAFPFPQNWAAQAPDDLVVCRCENITAGELRRTAQTSGADELNRLKALTRVGMGRCQGRICGVAAAEILAQATGQSVEQVGRLRGQAPIKPIPIHLVHASAPGVNA from the coding sequence ATGAAAAAATCATTGCTACAACCCGTGGTCGTTGGCGCAGGCCCGGCCGGTGTCCGCGCTGCGCAAACCCTGGTGGCGTATGGTGTGCGCCCAGTGGTGGTGGACGAAGCGCCTCGTGCCGGCGGTCAGATTTACCGCCGACCTCCAAGCAACTTCAAGCGGCCGGCGCAGACCTTATATGGCTTTGAGGCAGCCCGTGCCTTGGCCGTGCACAGCACCTTCGACACGCTCACCAACCAGATCGATTACCGCCCGGATAGCCTGGTGTGGAACGCTCAGAGTGGATTGCTGGATGTGCTTCACGGCCCGACTCAAACCACACAGCGCCTGCCTTACCAGCAACTGATCGTGGCCACCGGCGCCACCGATCGCGTGTTACCCATTCCCGGCTGGACCTTGCCCGGTGTCTACACCCTGGGCGGCGCCCAAGTCGCGCTCAAATTCCAGGGCTGTGCGATTGGCCGCCAGGTGGTGTTCATGGGCACCGGCCCACTGCTGTATCTGGTGGCTTACCAATATGCCAAGGCCGGTGTCAATGTGGCAGCCGTGCTGGACACAGCAAGACTCAGCGACCAACTGTCCGCCATGCCCGCCCTGTTGACGCAGCCTGCCGTTTTGTTCAAGGGTATGTATTACGTGGCCTGGCTGCGCGCGCAGGGTGTGGTGCTGCACAGCGGTGTGCGCCCGTTGCATGTCCTTGGCCAAACGCGGGTGCAGGCAGTGGTATGGCATGACGGCGAAAAGGAACTCACGCTGGCTTGCGACGCGATCGGCTTCGGCTACGCCTTGCGCTCCGAGACTCAATTAGCCGACTTGCTGGGCTGCCAATTTGCCTTTGATCCACTTCAGCGGTCCCATTTGCCAGAGCGCGACGGCGCAGGCCGCGCTAGCGTTGCAGGGGTCTACCTGGCAGGAGATGGCGCAGGCATCATGGGGGCCGACGCAGCCGAATGGGCTGGTGAGCTTGCCGCACTGGCCTTGCTGACAGACAACGGTGTCGCCGTCGACAGCGCCCGGGCCCGGGTACTGGAACAAAAACTGCGTCAATTGCGGCGTTTTCGAACTGGCCTGGAGCGGGCTTTCCCGTTTCCGCAAAACTGGGCCGCCCAGGCACCCGACGATCTGGTGGTGTGCCGTTGCGAAAACATCACTGCCGGCGAATTGCGCCGCACGGCGCAGACCAGCGGTGCAGATGAATTGAACCGACTCAAAGCCCTGACCCGTGTCGGCATGGGCCGCTGCCAGGGTCGCATATGTGGCGTGGCGGCGGCAGAAATCCTGGCGCAGGCTACCGGTCAGTCCGTCGAGCAGGTCGGCCGCCTGCGCGGGCAGGCCCCCATCAAACCGATTCCCATCCATCTTGTGCACGCGTCAGCACCAGGAGTCAATGCATGA
- a CDS encoding (2Fe-2S)-binding protein translates to MNNKPSQPLLHRVAESGRATVPFTLDGQPASALVGDTLLTAILTQCGQLRRNEFSNEPRAGFCMMGACQDCWVETASGERLRACSTLIEPGMALCTGGPFA, encoded by the coding sequence ATGAACAACAAACCATCACAGCCCTTGCTGCACCGTGTTGCCGAGTCTGGCCGTGCCACCGTGCCATTTACCCTGGACGGTCAGCCCGCCAGCGCGCTGGTCGGTGACACCTTGTTGACCGCCATCCTGACGCAATGCGGCCAGTTGCGCCGCAACGAATTCAGTAACGAGCCACGCGCCGGTTTTTGCATGATGGGTGCCTGCCAGGACTGCTGGGTTGAGACCGCCAGCGGCGAACGACTGCGGGCCTGCTCTACCCTGATTGAGCCAGGCATGGCTCTGTGCACCGGTGGGCCATTCGCATGA
- a CDS encoding ABC transporter permease yields MRKNGPLALLFNALVIAFMLAPLLVVCVVAFTPENTLTLPTSRFSLRWFEAVFAHPDFMQSFWNSLWLALASATLATLLAVPAGMAITRYTFPGRGFLNGLFLSPLIIPHLVLGVALLRLFALVGGTGSFGWLVLAHALIVTPYTLRLVVAALVGFDRSAEQAALSLGASQTQMFTRITLPMILPGVTGGWLLAFINSFDEVTMSIFVTSPSTVTLPVRMYMYATESIDPLMAAVSALMVAVTAFAMIILDRVYGLDRVLVGR; encoded by the coding sequence ATGCGTAAAAACGGTCCCCTTGCCCTGCTCTTCAATGCCTTGGTCATTGCCTTCATGCTGGCCCCCTTGCTGGTGGTCTGCGTGGTGGCCTTCACACCCGAGAACACGCTGACGCTGCCAACCAGCAGGTTCTCGCTGCGCTGGTTCGAGGCGGTGTTTGCCCACCCCGATTTCATGCAGTCGTTCTGGAACAGCCTGTGGCTGGCGTTGGCATCGGCCACGCTGGCAACGCTGCTGGCGGTGCCAGCGGGTATGGCCATCACCCGCTACACCTTCCCGGGGCGGGGATTTCTGAACGGCCTGTTTTTGTCACCCCTGATCATTCCGCACCTGGTGCTGGGCGTGGCGCTGTTGCGCCTGTTTGCGCTGGTGGGCGGCACTGGCAGCTTTGGCTGGCTGGTGCTGGCCCATGCACTGATCGTTACACCCTACACGCTGCGCTTGGTGGTAGCGGCGCTGGTCGGCTTTGACCGCAGCGCCGAACAAGCGGCGCTGTCCCTGGGTGCCAGTCAGACCCAGATGTTCACCCGCATCACCCTGCCGATGATTCTGCCCGGTGTGACAGGGGGCTGGCTGCTGGCCTTCATCAACAGTTTTGACGAAGTCACCATGTCGATTTTTGTCACTTCGCCCAGCACGGTCACGTTGCCGGTGCGCATGTACATGTACGCCACCGAGTCAATTGACCCGCTGATGGCGGCCGTGTCTGCCTTGATGGTGGCGGTGACCGCGTTTGCCATGATCATCCTGGACCGCGTCTATGGCCTGGACCGCGTGTTGGTGGGGCGCTGA